One Brachyspira suanatina DNA segment encodes these proteins:
- a CDS encoding ankyrin repeat domain-containing protein yields the protein MNFNTIIIVVIVAIVILWPIMKKITKNIKIESSENIHIACLYGDLSKIKRLIASGVNINSKDFSNKTPLMYAAEDGAIETIDYLIKNGANINDIDVRGDTALIIAVKNNNIKATQMLIENGADLRIKNEDDKDALNIAQDLGCKEIVDFIENKREDI from the coding sequence ATGAATTTCAACACTATCATCATAGTCGTAATAGTAGCCATAGTTATATTATGGCCTATTATGAAAAAAATAACTAAAAATATCAAAATAGAAAGCTCAGAAAATATACATATAGCTTGTTTATATGGAGATCTTTCAAAGATTAAAAGATTAATAGCTTCCGGAGTTAATATTAATTCAAAAGATTTTAGTAATAAGACACCTTTAATGTATGCTGCTGAAGATGGGGCTATAGAAACTATTGATTATCTAATAAAAAATGGCGCCAATATTAATGACATAGATGTGAGAGGAGACACTGCTTTAATAATAGCTGTAAAAAACAATAATATAAAAGCCACTCAAATGCTTATAGAAAACGGTGCTGATTTAAGAATAAAAAATGAAGACGATAAAGATGCACTTAATATAGCTCAAGATCTTGGATGCAAAGAAATCGTTGACTTTATAGAAAATAAAAGAGAAGATATATAA
- a CDS encoding sulfatase: MKNIKLKNNSFYLISLLLIILLYYFITQLLFPMFSVMKMNFSIIDILYIYLFSIISYILSDKNNYISYFFIIVAVFSFFAIEPLGITIEAKPLFFTDMPDLYPSLIEVLPLYMKIITISATTLYFGLLFAYALYFIYRLIKMYKINIKKAVIMTLIVAAVTYISFFRNIKIDSIYVDYINIANKYGIINTISYRISYDKFMKVDSDIENVQEAINILKEAQSKRDISHLMLSYDTDKKRDVFVIFLESFYDYEHFLPLMDKDPFPKEYREWASNSTKVGPNDGYGSLFARTSGLTGTSPIFPKKQKTPIYTALPYLMKDNGYYTIALEESDVTYYLDALFPNIGIDEVVFKLGLTNIKNYIKTNDFDKPIFVTGFTFMGHAGSHVENDLDVYENNKSFMDKIDKRDIPVLVETMENSALTAKDIIDTKNAILEKYPDALIIFKHDHLYPYLKTIIHNSNIDDSIKEDFFNSYDISPLLIWNGTNGYYRFEENGFPPENIPMFVAVNTGANYTNSIISLLYKDKTDDIIRFYNSFYTNDNGKIVRLEIDRNSLSYKQNNAQRILSQDLFRGKKYFYECINN; encoded by the coding sequence ATGAAAAATATAAAATTAAAAAATAATAGTTTTTATTTGATTTCTTTATTATTAATAATTTTGCTTTATTATTTTATTACTCAGTTACTATTTCCTATGTTTTCAGTAATGAAAATGAATTTCAGTATTATTGATATATTGTATATTTATTTATTTTCAATAATATCCTATATTCTATCGGACAAAAATAATTATATTTCTTACTTTTTTATAATAGTTGCTGTATTTTCTTTTTTTGCTATAGAACCATTAGGAATTACTATAGAGGCTAAGCCTTTATTTTTTACTGATATGCCGGATTTATATCCTTCTCTTATAGAAGTACTTCCATTATACATGAAAATCATAACAATATCTGCAACTACTTTGTATTTTGGGCTTTTATTTGCCTATGCTTTATATTTTATATATAGATTGATTAAAATGTATAAAATAAATATTAAGAAAGCTGTTATAATGACTTTAATAGTGGCAGCTGTAACTTATATATCATTTTTTAGAAATATAAAAATAGATTCTATATATGTTGATTATATTAATATAGCTAATAAGTATGGTATTATTAATACTATAAGTTATAGAATATCTTATGATAAATTTATGAAAGTAGATTCAGATATAGAAAATGTACAAGAAGCAATTAATATATTAAAAGAAGCACAGAGTAAAAGAGATATATCACATTTAATGCTTTCTTATGATACTGATAAAAAGAGAGATGTATTTGTAATATTTTTAGAATCTTTTTATGATTATGAACATTTTCTGCCTTTAATGGATAAAGATCCTTTTCCTAAAGAATATAGAGAATGGGCAAGCAATTCTACTAAAGTAGGACCTAATGATGGTTACGGAAGCTTATTTGCTAGAACTTCGGGACTCACAGGAACTTCTCCTATATTTCCTAAAAAACAAAAAACACCTATATATACAGCTTTGCCTTATTTAATGAAAGATAACGGATATTATACTATAGCTTTAGAGGAATCAGATGTAACATATTATCTTGATGCTTTATTTCCTAATATTGGTATAGATGAAGTTGTATTTAAATTGGGACTTACAAATATAAAAAATTATATAAAAACAAATGATTTTGATAAGCCTATATTTGTAACAGGATTTACATTTATGGGACATGCTGGAAGTCATGTTGAAAATGATTTAGATGTATACGAAAACAATAAAAGCTTTATGGACAAAATAGATAAAAGAGATATACCTGTATTAGTTGAAACAATGGAAAATTCTGCATTAACTGCTAAAGATATAATAGATACAAAAAACGCTATATTAGAAAAATATCCTGATGCTTTAATAATATTTAAACATGATCATTTGTATCCGTATTTAAAAACTATAATACATAATTCAAACATAGATGATTCAATAAAAGAAGATTTCTTTAATTCTTATGATATTTCTCCTTTACTAATATGGAATGGTACTAATGGATATTATAGATTTGAAGAGAATGGATTTCCTCCAGAAAATATACCTATGTTTGTTGCTGTAAATACAGGAGCTAATTATACGAATTCTATAATATCATTATTGTATAAAGATAAGACAGATGACATCATTAGATTCTATAATTCTTTTTATACTAATGATAATGGAAAGATAGTTAGATTAGAAATAGATAGGAACAGTTTATCATATAAACAGAACAATGCTCAAAGAATATTATCTCAGGATTTATTCAGAGGAAAAAAGTATTTTTATGAATGTATAAATAATTGA
- the pcp gene encoding pyroglutamyl-peptidase I — MKILITGFEPFDKEIINPSWETVNSLHNIIEGNEIIKLKLPTVFKKSYNKLFGNLENIKPDIVICVGQAGGRYEISLERVAINIDDARIKDNEGNQPMDEIIFNDGENAYFSTLPIKRIKEELNKISIPAAISNTAGTFVCNHIIYSLLYYIKKNDLNIKGGFIHVPYIIEQILDKPNTPYMTKDMIVKALEVIIKTSVLY, encoded by the coding sequence ATGAAAATATTAATAACGGGCTTTGAACCTTTTGATAAAGAAATAATTAATCCTTCTTGGGAGACAGTTAATAGTTTACATAATATTATAGAGGGTAATGAAATAATTAAATTAAAACTTCCTACTGTATTTAAAAAGTCTTATAATAAACTTTTTGGGAATTTAGAAAATATTAAACCTGATATAGTTATATGTGTGGGGCAGGCTGGCGGAAGATATGAAATATCATTGGAAAGAGTGGCTATCAATATAGATGATGCTAGAATAAAAGACAATGAAGGAAATCAGCCTATGGATGAAATTATATTTAATGACGGAGAGAATGCTTATTTTTCTACGCTTCCTATAAAAAGAATAAAAGAAGAATTAAATAAAATTTCTATACCAGCTGCTATTTCAAATACTGCAGGTACTTTTGTATGCAATCATATAATCTATTCTTTGTTATACTACATAAAAAAGAATGATTTAAATATTAAAGGCGGATTTATACATGTTCCTTATATAATAGAACAAATACTAGATAAGCCTAATACTCCATACATGACTAAAGATATGATAGTAAAAGCTCTTGAAGTAATAATAAAAACTTCTGTATTATATTAA
- a CDS encoding PepSY-like domain-containing protein produces the protein MTKKLKLFISIASLMMISSLVLTAEDMPIQANQLPQNAQTFVKTNFPNDQIVYAEQDRQSYKVELASGVEIDFDRQGNWTDVSGNNRPIPTQFIPTAVLKSVQAKYPQIEVLEISKEYNSYKLKLANNREVYVSNNGQITGDKLD, from the coding sequence ATGACAAAAAAATTAAAACTTTTCATCTCTATAGCATCTTTAATGATGATTTCAAGTTTAGTTTTAACAGCAGAGGATATGCCTATACAAGCTAATCAATTACCTCAAAATGCTCAAACTTTTGTGAAAACTAATTTCCCAAATGATCAAATAGTTTATGCAGAACAGGACAGACAATCATACAAAGTAGAATTAGCTAGTGGTGTAGAAATTGATTTTGACAGACAAGGAAATTGGACTGATGTATCTGGAAATAACAGACCTATACCTACTCAGTTTATACCTACAGCAGTATTAAAGAGTGTACAAGCAAAATATCCTCAAATTGAAGTTCTAGAAATAAGCAAAGAATATAATAGCTATAAATTAAAATTAGCAAATAACAGAGAAGTTTATGTATCTAATAACGGACAAATAACAGGCGATAAATTAGATTAA
- a CDS encoding Cof-type HAD-IIB family hydrolase — MNISDISKDKIKLIATDLDGTLLNDKKEIGDYTKKILNILMNDYKIELVLSSGRPYEGIINYNKILENDNCSIIFNGANIVDKEGKVIYKKTIEENACRSIINMSAKYDVCIHVYDNGKYIVSKEDFPIKSYVQKDQSLPAVYGLNNINNYVFDKMLILGDRGILDNLKSEIDSQFDVHSCFSGPFSLEITSKGTNKGNALKWICNNKGIDIKDIISFGDNFNDVEMVEYAGVGVAMANAEEELKQKADYIALSNDEDGVGKFLSNIFSIQ; from the coding sequence ATGAATATTTCAGATATATCAAAAGATAAAATTAAATTAATAGCTACAGATTTAGATGGTACTTTACTTAATGATAAAAAAGAAATTGGTGATTATACTAAAAAAATATTAAATATACTTATGAATGATTATAAAATAGAACTTGTATTATCAAGCGGCAGACCTTATGAAGGAATCATAAATTATAATAAAATTTTAGAAAATGATAATTGTTCAATAATTTTTAACGGAGCTAATATAGTTGATAAAGAAGGCAAAGTTATATATAAAAAAACTATTGAAGAAAATGCCTGCAGATCTATAATAAATATGTCAGCAAAATATGATGTATGCATACATGTTTATGATAATGGTAAATATATAGTATCAAAGGAAGATTTTCCTATAAAGTCTTATGTACAAAAAGATCAGTCTCTTCCTGCAGTTTACGGCTTAAATAATATAAATAATTATGTATTTGATAAGATGCTTATTTTGGGAGATAGGGGAATTTTAGATAATCTTAAAAGCGAAATAGATTCTCAGTTTGATGTGCATTCTTGTTTTTCTGGTCCTTTTTCTTTAGAGATAACTTCAAAAGGTACTAATAAAGGTAATGCTTTAAAATGGATTTGTAATAATAAAGGTATAGATATAAAAGACATTATTTCATTTGGAGATAATTTTAATGATGTTGAAATGGTTGAGTATGCAGGTGTTGGAGTTGCTATGGCAAATGCTGAAGAAGAGTTAAAACAAAAAGCTGATTATATTGCTCTTTCAAATGATGAAGATGGAGTAGGTAAATTTTTAAGCAATATTTTTTCAATACAATGA
- a CDS encoding phosphoribosylformylglycinamidine synthase, with product MNYRIFIEKKDGFNLEAKRLENQLKENFKIKCNVRLLNVYDIFNIEENQLNNSIKVIFSEPPTDKIVEKKDFDGLKHFAVEYLPGQFDQRADSALQCLKLIYNDIEDITIVSGKVVIFDGNIDDSTIEKIKKFYINPVESREKDLNKLEIEPHQKADDIKDVENFINLNIDELHKYRDTLDLAMTYKDIEFVQNYFKNEEKRNPTETEIKVLDTYWSDHCRHTTFMTKINDVKLENDKSNFSEVILNAINKYHDMRKELYGEDVDSKRDINLMDMATVSAKYIKKKGKLEDLEISDEINACSIYIDVDAVDENGKNKTEKYLLMFKNETHNHPTEIEPFGGASTCLGGAIRDPLSGRSYVYQAIRVTGSANPLEKLEDTLAGKLPQKKITTTAASGYSSYGNQIGLTTCLVNEVYDEGYKAKRLEVGAVVGAVPVNYVRREKPKAGDIVIVLGGRTGRDGCGGATGSSKSHTDTSLRLCGAEVQKGNAPEERKIQRLFRNKKVTKLIKKCNDFGAGGVSVAIGELSDGIDINLDVLPVKYLGLNGTELAISESQERMAVVVESKDADTFIKLANEENIEATKVATITDTNRLVMYLKGKKIVDISRKFLDTNGAKQETNAVLRNIDFENNPFSTKNACSLTSHWFNMIEDLNVASQKGLIEMFDSSIGATTVLMPFGGKYQMTPSDVSIQKIPIFDNNAKEINTASAISWGYNPSIMKWSEFHGGIYSVIESMSKLVSIGADYKNIRLSFQEYFEKLGNDAKKWGKVYSALLGTIYAQTEFDIPAIGGKDSMSGTFNNISVPSTLISFAVSTVNSKDVISHEFKSANNYVYLIKHDMLENYMPNISEIKENFEFIHQNIKDKKILSAYTIKFGGIAEALTKMSFGNRIGVDIKDELYFFNLMPASFIVETKNELNYKNAVLIGKTINEYKIKVCGETVDLEEIEKLWLDKLSPVFPYKTYEDIETYQLAEYKREAPFICKNKTAKPNVLIAAFLGTNCEYDTQKAFSDAGADTDIFVFRNIKPEYIKESIEEMSKKIDNSQIFMIPGGFSAADEPDGSGKFISAILTNEKIKNSIHKLLERDGLVLGICNGFQALIKSGLLPYGKIGNITENSPTLTFNKIGRHISQMVTTKVVSNNSPWLYNIPVGSELVVPVSHGEGRFFADENTVKELIKKGQVATQYVNLESKPTNEFRFNPNGSVYAIEGIISEDGKVLGKMGHSERYGNNLYKNIITKDIYNIFENGVNYFK from the coding sequence ATGAACTATCGTATTTTCATCGAAAAAAAAGACGGCTTTAATTTGGAAGCTAAAAGATTAGAAAATCAATTAAAAGAAAATTTCAAAATAAAATGTAATGTAAGACTTCTCAATGTTTATGATATTTTTAATATTGAAGAAAATCAGTTAAATAATTCAATTAAAGTAATATTTTCAGAACCTCCTACTGATAAAATTGTTGAAAAAAAAGATTTTGATGGTTTAAAACATTTCGCAGTTGAATATTTACCTGGACAATTCGATCAGAGAGCAGATTCAGCATTACAATGCTTGAAACTTATTTATAATGATATAGAAGATATAACTATAGTAAGCGGAAAAGTTGTCATTTTTGACGGTAATATAGATGACAGTACAATAGAAAAAATAAAAAAATTCTATATTAACCCAGTGGAAAGCAGAGAAAAAGATTTAAACAAATTAGAAATAGAACCTCATCAAAAAGCTGATGATATTAAAGATGTAGAAAATTTCATTAATTTAAATATAGATGAACTTCATAAATATAGAGATACTCTTGATTTGGCAATGACTTATAAGGATATAGAGTTCGTACAAAATTATTTCAAAAATGAAGAGAAAAGAAACCCAACAGAAACAGAAATAAAAGTACTTGATACATATTGGTCAGATCACTGCCGCCATACAACATTCATGACAAAAATCAATGATGTAAAATTAGAGAATGATAAGAGTAATTTTTCAGAAGTTATACTTAATGCCATTAATAAATATCATGATATGAGAAAAGAGCTTTACGGAGAAGATGTTGATAGTAAAAGAGATATTAATTTAATGGACATGGCAACAGTATCTGCTAAATACATAAAGAAAAAAGGAAAACTTGAAGATTTAGAAATTTCAGATGAGATAAATGCATGTTCTATTTATATAGATGTTGATGCCGTTGATGAGAACGGAAAAAACAAAACAGAAAAATATTTATTAATGTTTAAAAACGAAACTCATAATCACCCTACAGAAATAGAACCTTTCGGAGGAGCTTCTACTTGTTTGGGAGGAGCTATAAGAGACCCTCTTTCTGGAAGAAGCTATGTATATCAGGCGATAAGAGTTACAGGAAGTGCTAATCCATTAGAAAAGCTAGAAGATACTTTAGCAGGAAAACTTCCTCAAAAGAAAATCACAACAACTGCAGCATCAGGATATTCTTCTTATGGTAATCAAATAGGTCTTACAACTTGTTTAGTTAATGAAGTATATGATGAAGGATATAAAGCAAAAAGACTTGAAGTAGGTGCTGTTGTAGGTGCAGTTCCTGTAAACTATGTTCGCAGAGAAAAACCAAAAGCAGGCGATATAGTTATAGTGCTTGGAGGAAGAACAGGAAGAGACGGATGCGGCGGTGCTACAGGTTCATCAAAAAGTCATACTGATACATCTTTAAGACTTTGCGGTGCTGAAGTACAAAAAGGTAATGCCCCAGAAGAAAGAAAAATACAAAGATTATTCAGAAATAAAAAGGTTACTAAATTAATAAAAAAATGTAATGACTTCGGTGCAGGCGGTGTTTCTGTTGCTATAGGTGAATTATCAGATGGAATTGACATTAATCTTGATGTGCTGCCTGTTAAATATTTAGGATTAAACGGCACTGAACTTGCAATATCAGAATCTCAGGAAAGAATGGCTGTTGTTGTTGAAAGTAAAGATGCAGATACATTTATAAAACTTGCCAATGAAGAAAATATTGAAGCTACAAAGGTTGCCACTATAACAGATACTAACAGACTTGTAATGTATTTGAAAGGCAAAAAGATTGTAGATATAAGCCGTAAGTTTTTAGATACAAACGGAGCTAAACAAGAAACTAATGCTGTACTTAGAAATATAGATTTTGAAAATAATCCTTTCAGCACAAAGAATGCATGTTCTTTAACATCTCATTGGTTTAATATGATAGAGGATTTGAATGTAGCTTCTCAAAAAGGACTTATTGAAATGTTTGACTCATCAATAGGAGCAACAACTGTATTAATGCCTTTCGGCGGAAAATACCAAATGACCCCAAGCGATGTAAGCATTCAAAAAATACCTATATTCGATAATAATGCTAAAGAAATAAATACTGCTTCTGCTATATCTTGGGGTTATAATCCTTCTATAATGAAATGGTCAGAGTTTCATGGCGGTATATATTCTGTAATAGAATCAATGTCAAAACTTGTTTCTATTGGTGCTGATTATAAAAATATAAGATTATCATTCCAAGAATATTTTGAGAAATTAGGAAATGATGCTAAAAAATGGGGTAAAGTTTATTCTGCATTGCTTGGTACAATATATGCTCAAACAGAATTTGATATACCAGCTATAGGCGGAAAAGACTCTATGAGCGGTACTTTTAATAATATATCAGTTCCTTCAACTTTAATATCATTTGCAGTATCAACTGTAAACTCTAAAGATGTTATATCTCACGAATTCAAATCTGCTAATAATTATGTTTACTTAATAAAACATGATATGCTAGAAAATTATATGCCTAATATTTCCGAAATAAAAGAAAATTTTGAATTCATACATCAAAACATAAAAGACAAAAAAATATTATCAGCTTATACTATTAAATTCGGAGGTATTGCTGAAGCTTTAACAAAAATGTCTTTCGGTAACAGAATAGGTGTTGATATAAAAGATGAGCTTTATTTCTTTAATTTAATGCCTGCTTCATTTATAGTAGAAACTAAAAATGAATTAAATTATAAAAATGCTGTACTTATAGGAAAAACTATAAATGAATACAAAATAAAAGTATGCGGTGAAACTGTAGATTTAGAGGAAATAGAAAAATTATGGCTTGATAAATTATCTCCAGTATTCCCTTATAAAACTTATGAGGACATAGAAACTTACCAGCTAGCTGAATATAAAAGAGAAGCACCATTTATATGCAAGAATAAAACAGCTAAGCCTAATGTATTAATAGCGGCATTCTTGGGTACTAACTGCGAATATGATACTCAAAAAGCATTCTCTGATGCAGGAGCTGACACTGATATTTTTGTATTTAGAAACATTAAACCAGAATACATAAAAGAATCTATTGAAGAGATGTCTAAAAAAATAGATAATTCTCAAATATTTATGATTCCGGGAGGATTCAGTGCTGCAGATGAGCCTGACGGTTCAGGAAAGTTTATTTCTGCAATACTTACAAATGAGAAAATTAAAAATTCTATACATAAATTATTAGAACGCGATGGGCTTGTATTGGGTATATGTAATGGTTTCCAAGCATTAATAAAATCAGGACTTCTTCCCTATGGAAAAATAGGAAACATTACAGAAAACTCTCCAACTCTTACATTCAATAAAATAGGAAGACATATTTCCCAAATGGTAACAACAAAGGTAGTATCAAATAATTCTCCTTGGCTTTATAATATACCAGTAGGAAGTGAATTAGTTGTTCCTGTTTCTCATGGTGAGGGAAGATTCTTTGCTGATGAAAATACAGTAAAAGAGTTAATCAAAAAAGGACAAGTTGCTACTCAATATGTTAATTTAGAATCAAAGCCTACTAATGAGTTTAGATTCAATCCTAATGGTTCAGTTTATGCTATCGAAGGTATAATTTCAGAGGACGGAAAAGTATTGGGTAAAATGGGGCATAGTGAAAGATACGGAAACAATTTATACAAAAACATCATTACAAAGGATATTTATAACATCTTTGAAAATGGCGTAAATTATTTCAAATAA
- a CDS encoding M20 metallopeptidase family protein, which translates to MKELDFIKNKIKNIKEELINIRRDIHSHPELSNEEFRTMDIVSKYLTFHNIKHRTKIAGTGIIADIEGIDKSFTVAFRADIDALPIEDLKYCDYSSKNKGICHACGHDVHTAINMGIANIFSNNNENKEKIIPPCNVRLIFQPAEETTGGALRMIKENALENVNVIYGLHVSSNADIGYIQINDNIVNASCLDFIIKVYGKSSHGANPSGGVDAIVIASKIINDLQTVISRNIPAEDSAVITIGTINGGTATNIICDYVEITGTIRALKESIMDKIKSRIKKIVKFISNSFDGDAEFIETVYFASLVNWKDASSIVRENALYSLGENKVLELSPSLGAEDFSFFVQNKPGAFFYIGAKNEKKGITHKAHNGLFDVDENCIEIGLMLQIMNLYKSYSKKDLFYIGKERN; encoded by the coding sequence ATGAAAGAATTAGATTTTATAAAGAATAAAATAAAAAATATAAAAGAAGAATTAATAAATATAAGACGGGATATACATTCTCATCCTGAATTATCAAATGAAGAGTTTAGAACTATGGATATAGTATCTAAATATTTGACATTTCATAATATAAAGCATAGAACAAAAATCGCAGGTACAGGTATTATAGCTGATATTGAAGGCATTGATAAAAGTTTTACCGTTGCTTTTAGAGCAGATATTGATGCTCTTCCTATAGAGGATTTAAAATATTGTGATTATTCTTCTAAAAATAAAGGTATTTGTCATGCTTGCGGACATGATGTGCATACAGCTATTAATATGGGTATAGCAAATATATTTTCAAATAATAATGAAAATAAAGAAAAAATTATACCTCCTTGTAATGTGAGATTAATATTTCAGCCTGCAGAAGAAACTACAGGCGGAGCTTTACGCATGATAAAAGAGAATGCTTTAGAAAATGTTAATGTCATATATGGGCTTCATGTTTCATCTAATGCTGATATTGGATATATACAGATAAATGATAATATAGTTAATGCAAGCTGCCTAGATTTTATAATAAAAGTTTATGGAAAAAGCAGTCATGGAGCTAATCCTTCAGGCGGTGTGGATGCTATAGTTATTGCATCAAAAATAATAAATGATTTACAAACTGTAATAAGCAGGAATATACCTGCAGAAGATAGTGCAGTCATTACAATTGGTACTATTAATGGAGGAACAGCTACAAATATAATATGTGATTATGTTGAAATTACAGGTACTATAAGAGCTTTAAAAGAAAGCATTATGGATAAAATAAAATCAAGAATAAAAAAGATAGTAAAGTTTATATCTAATTCTTTTGATGGGGATGCTGAGTTTATAGAAACCGTTTATTTTGCATCTCTTGTAAATTGGAAAGATGCATCAAGTATTGTAAGAGAGAATGCTTTGTATTCTTTAGGTGAAAATAAAGTATTGGAATTAAGTCCTTCTTTAGGTGCTGAAGATTTTTCTTTCTTTGTACAGAATAAACCAGGAGCATTTTTTTATATAGGTGCTAAAAATGAAAAGAAAGGAATAACACATAAAGCACATAATGGATTATTTGATGTAGATGAAAATTGTATAGAAATAGGATTGATGCTTCAAATAATGAATCTATATAAAAGTTATTCAAAAAAAGACTTGTTCTATATTGGAAAAGAAAGAAATTAA